In Silene latifolia isolate original U9 population chromosome 6, ASM4854445v1, whole genome shotgun sequence, the genomic window ATTTCATCTTACATAAAAAACCCTAAAATCTACTTTTACAAACTACAACAATAATGGCAGGAACTAAGAGGTGCCATGGAGTTGAAGAACATGAACAACAAGAGATGGCGAAGAAATTCAAGGCTATCGAAGATCCAAAAGAATTACGCGCCACAATGTTGAGAGCTCGATATGCAAAGATCATCGCTAAGTCATGTGAAGTGATGAAAAAGAGTGAAGAGAAAGCAAGAACTAAAGGATTATCAGAGAACCAAAGGCGGCGACAAGAAGAGAGACAGGCAGCTCGCCTTGCCTTGGAGAAGTTGGAGAAATCGGTACAATTTGACGACAGCTATGGAGTTACAAAGGAGTTGGAGGTATTAGCGGGATGCTCTATGTCTCGTTTAGGTTATGTTGGCAGAAGACGGATGGAGAAGCTTGGTTTGTTCTTTAAAGACGATTTAGCTCAATTTGTTTGCTAGAAACAACCATCCTCCGATTCGTGTATGTGGGTTAAGTAATCTATAAAACTGTTTGCTTAATTTTTCAAGAAAAGATGGCTGCAATTTTGAATTGTAATTGTAATTATATATTGCAGTAAATTAAAGTTGTTGTAaacgtaattaattaattgtcGTAGCAAGAATTGTTTGGTTAGATAAGAGTTGATTTAATGACATGATTAATTAATTGTCGTATATGATACTCCGTATATCTTTAATTGTAAACAATGTTAGTACGGTTTGAATACAGGAATCTTCGTGTTATCCATTAAAGATGATTTAGCACAATTTGTTAAGTAACAAATCTGATCTCGTGGGTTTTCGAGGAATTGAAGAGGTTGTACGAAGGAAGCTCATGACGCACTTAAGGTGTAATTTCGAAGGTTGTAACGCAGAGAGAACAAAGAATAGAACAAGTTAATGATGGCTAGCGGGGGTGACTGGTGATGAGTTTGTATATTCAATTACTGAACAAAGAATAGAACAACTTAATGACATTGGACCTGATCTGAGTTGTCATTTGCTTAGCTTTGTCGCGGGGTGACACCGTGACAAGAAAGTGTAGGCTTCTTCAATATAAGGGCGACATGCAGCTCGCCTTGCCTTAGACAAGTTAGAGAAATCGGTTGAATTTGACGACAGCTATGGAGTTACAAAGGAGCTGGAGGTATTAGCGGGATGCTCTGTGTCTCGTTTACGTTATGTTGGCAGAAGACGGATGGAGAAGCTTGGTTTGTTCTTTAAAGACGATTTACCTCAATTTGTTTGCTAGAAACAAGGAACCATCCTCCGATTCGTGTATGTGGGTTAAAAGGATTCGGTCAGATATTATTTTTGGAAGACCTAATAATGAAACAGGAAAACTAATGCATTTCCAATGGCATTGCTTTGGCTGCTAATTCGCATTATAAGGCAAACAAACAATTTCGtgaaccattttattttattgaatCATAACGAAaactaaataaagaaactttGGTCCAAGGAATATAGAACATTCGTATTAGTTGATCATTTACTAGCGCATTCAACAGGTTCCCTGTCAATCATAGTTATACAGTATATCGGACaaacaaaatcaaaagaaaacacAGAACACTACTACGTCCACAAACTGCAGAACCACATTTAAGAGCAATTCATCAGATCAGTATCAAGTATCAACAATATTGAAAACACTATTTCAAGTATAAACATTTACCAGGATCGATTGAGAATGTTAAGAATCAAGAAGAGCAGCAACTTCCCAAATTCAGCCATAAAAGACAGTAGTATTCTCTTGTCAAAGAGCAAGTGACTGTAGATCTTCAGCTCCGTAACCTTTGCACAACACCAAGCCCTCCATATACATTAGCATATTCACATAATGCTTCATAGATTTTCCAAGCTCGTGTATTTGACAGCTAGAAATGTTATACGACTTCTCCCAGTAAACAAAACGGCCACCATCATCACTCTCATAGTAGAATAGCGGCAAAAATGGGCCAGACCTGAACAGATCAAAACCATCAGAACTTGACAGTCCTGAGAACCTTTGGGTCCACACCCCGTTTCGGCTGTCCCCTTCCAGCGACCATATGCTGGATTTCACAGAAGAAATACAGAAAACCGCTAGTGACTCCCTTAGACGAAAAGGAAGTCTTATGGCTCCCCTATCGTCTGAAGCAAATGGCAGTTCCATGTAGTTGAATTTTTCCAAATCAAAGTCAAGAATAACGAGATGAGTTGAATTATCAGCAAGGTTACCATTCCGATTTGGGTCATAACTAATCCAATATCGTGCTCCTTGAAAGTTAAAACCCGTTTGGGGACAACAATATCGCGAAAACATACGGCTATAGTACGGATAAGACATATTGAAGCCATCATTTCTGAGAGACCATTGTTGATCACTAAGCGTATAAACTGCAaaacacacattccaaccatCGGCCTGACTCCATTGTGATGACATAGCAACGACTTTATAATCGTTACTGTTAGGTGCAAACCCAAATGCATACACGACTCTGCCGTCACAGGACGACAATATTGGAGGAAGGGGAATTGACAACGACTTTCTAATACAAGGGTTCCACAGCATCAACGGGTTTCGTTCTCCAGGACCAATTAACCCGCGAATTAACAGCAACTCATTACAGCTCCCATTTATATCATACCTTTGCAAAGTCTTTAAAATCTGATCAGTTTTACGAAGAGCGTCAGCGTGACGAACTGTCAACAAGCGTCCTTTCCGCCCAAACCGACCCAAACACTCGAAGGATAGTAATAATTTACTACTCACGGAATTGATTTTGCAAAGATTACGATGCTGGGTAACGAAATCAGGATTATCAATAATGTCGCACCAAGATTTACATACGCACCTGAATCTTAACACGGTTTTGGCTGGTAAATTTGCGAGAATTTGGGTATAAAGATCAGGTGGTATGTA contains:
- the LOC141587627 gene encoding F-box/kelch-repeat protein At3g23880-like, which produces MQKMKSRKKTKSSSNSTLISEFRYIPPDLYTQILANLPAKTVLRFRCVCKSWCDIIDNPDFVTQHRNLCKINSVSSKLLLSFECLGRFGRKGRLLTVRHADALRKTDQILKTLQRYDINGSCNELLLIRGLIGPGERNPLMLWNPCIRKSLSIPLPPILSSCDGRVVYAFGFAPNSNDYKVVAMSSQWSQADGWNVCFAVYTLSDQQWSLRNDGFNMSYPYYSRMFSRYCCPQTGFNFQGARYWISYDPNRNGNLADNSTHLVILDFDLEKFNYMELPFASDDRGAIRLPFRLRESLAVFCISSVKSSIWSLEGDSRNGVWTQRFSGLSSSDGFDLFRSGPFLPLFYYESDDGGRFVYWEKSYNISSCQIHELGKSMKHYVNMLMYMEGLVLCKGYGAEDLQSLAL